One Hevea brasiliensis isolate MT/VB/25A 57/8 chromosome 5, ASM3005281v1, whole genome shotgun sequence genomic region harbors:
- the LOC110640671 gene encoding protein TIC 56, chloroplastic → MASINFNFFDNWFNKPPNPLPPINLLPFIRSLSTKSCHTTNFASIGVSNPFNKPKKPEPESKQPGYWQQMLDQYFWEDENQPDYRHAPEVEKILNEHPFLEKKENPTEEEIKENEKWWEEFTSNPVVKFLARAEEIADKMNEMELKANQLPYRWEDRKMWQAVPHVIGPDGRPMPRKAIHTKQESDDKFWDFARQFFFGLWGFRQRPYPSSRPIDVAQAIGYKRLEKRYYDFIMKSGGFYYKDRLGRTRGPMELIQLKTAWGAGIIDKDTFIWGDDMDEWAPIHMIYGMERAIATWEVRLAAAATAFLHKLQKGIPPWVPLKGHEKKTYKQLQQEAIESKRRDLAVLEANDGVWPGVRIPSHALFLWASGSELTIVLEADHVPNKYIPKDLRLQLAKIIPGLRPWEVLSVEQAMDKITFGGKWYREPLGTYTTGPPYIRHWNKDVKRIFRIFYTLSIQVYNKLERTIPGFNTIIEKVQADAAARDARRKERREAQKKVEQEMMLNRRLKIDP, encoded by the exons ATGGCATCTATCAATTTCAATTTCTTCGACAACTGGTTCAATAAGCCCCCGAACCCACTTCCTCCTATCAACCTTCTTCCGTTTATCCGCTCTCTATCCACTAAATCCTGTCACACCACTAACTTCGCTTCTATTGGCGTGTCAAATCCATTTAACAAACCCAAGAAACCCGAACCAGAGTCCAAACAGCCGGGTTACTGGCAGCAAATGCTGGACCAGTACTTCTGGGAGGACGAAAACCAACCCGACTACCGTCACGCTCCTGAAGTTGAGAAGATCCTCAACGAACACCCATTTTTAGAGAAAAAAGAAAACCCAACTGAAGAAGAAATCAAAGAAAATGAGAAATGGTGGGAGGAGTTTACGTCCAATCCGGTGGTTAAGTTTTTGGCCCGAGCTGAGGAAATTGCCGATAAGATGAACGAAATGGAGCTGAAAGCCAACCAGCTTCCCTACCGGTGGGAGGACAGGAAGATGTGGCAAGCAGTGCCTCACGTCATTGGGCCGGACGGACGGCCTATGCCGAGAAAGGCGATACATACGAAGCAAGAGAGTGACGATAAGTTTTGGGATTTTGCAAGGCAGTTCTTTTTTGGGCTTTGGGGGTTTAGACAGAGGCCCTACCCATCTAGCCGACCAATTGATGTTGCTCAAGCTATTGGCTACAAGCGGCTGGAGAAGCGATACTATGACT TTATCATGAAAAGTGGAGGGTTTTACTACAAGGATCGCTTGGGCCGGACACGAGGACCAATGGAGCTAATACAACTTAAAACTGCATGGGGTGCTGGTATAATTGATAAGGACACTTTCATATGGGGTGATGACATGGATGAATGGGCACCCATACACATGATTTATGGCATGGAACGCGCAATTGCCACTTGGGAAG TTAGACTTGCTGCAGCAGCAACAGCTTTTCTACACAAACTCCAGAAAGGAATTCCTCCTTGGGTTCCTCTCAAGGGACATGAGAAGAAAACCTATAAGCAGTTGCAACAAGAGGCTATAGAGAGCAAAAGACGTGACTTAGCTGTTTTGGAAGCTAATGATGGTGTATGGCCAGGAGTTAGAATTCCCAGCCATGCCTTATTCCTTTGGGCAAGTGGTTCTGAGCTTACTATTGTTTTGGAAGCTGACCATGTGCCTAACAAATACATTCCAAAAGATCTCAG GCTCCAATTGGCTAAAATTATCCCTGGTTTAAGGCCTTGGGAGGTTCTAAGTGTTGAGCAAGCAATGGATAAAATAACATTTGGCGGAAAGTGGTACCGTGAGCCTCTTGGCACCTACACAACAGGTCCTCCATACATCAGGCATTGGAACAAGGATGTCAAG AGAATATTCCGCATTTTCTACACTCTCAGCATCCAAGTTTACAACAAATTGGAGAGGACAATTCCTGGTTTCAATACTATAATAGAGAAAGTCCAGGCTGATGCTGCTGCCAGGGATGCCAGACGTAAGGAGAGGAGGGAGGCACAAAAGAAAGTTGAGCAGGAAATGATGTTAAACAGACGGCTTAAGATTGATCCATAG
- the LOC110640668 gene encoding gamma-interferon-responsive lysosomal thiol protein, with amino-acid sequence MVALELALPTNDSKNPSLRDSFYFCSSKMASLRPLFAFFLFTCLSSPSTSQNVTLSLYYETLCPYCADFIVNHLVKVFDGGLISIVDLRMIPWGNSFIQSDGAFVCQHGPNECFLNAIEACAITTYPDVERHFSFIQCIERLSLENRLNEWVNCFETAGFGKDPIDCYTSGYGNVLEQQFAAETARLNPPHRFVPWVVVNNQPLQEDFENFVSYVCNAYQGTQVPGACKSFPRESNSLRKEIPTSLVCSADRTGNFISSSPAINRSPVINP; translated from the exons ATGGTGGCATTGGAATTGGCATTGCCAACAAATGATTCTAAAAACCCATCTCTAAGAGATTCATTTTACTTTTGCAGCTCAAAAATGGCTTCACTTCGTCCACTCTTCGCTTTCTTTCTTTTCACTTGTTTATCATCTCCTTCCACCAGTCAAAATGTGACTCTTTCTTTGTACTATGAAACTCTTTGCCCATATTGTGCAGATTTCATTGTGAATCATCTGGTGAAGGTGTTTGATGGAGGACTCATTTCCATCGTCGATCTTAGGATGATCCCCTGGGGCAATTCTTTTATCCAATCTGATGGTGCCTTCGTTTGCCAG CATGGGCCAAATGAATGCTTCCTAAATGCCATTGAAGCCTGCGCCATAACTACCTACCCTGATGTG GAGAGGCATTTCAGTTTTATACAATGCATTGAGCGCCTTTCCTTAGAGAACAGACTCAATGAATGGGTTAATTGCTTTGAAACAGCTGGGTTTGGTAAGGATCCCATTGATTGCTACACAAGTGGATATGGGAATGTG CTTGAACAGCAATTTGCTGCTGAAACTGCCCGGCTTAATCCACCGCATAGATTTGTACCATGGGTGGTCGTAAATAATCAACCTCTCCAAGAG GACTTCGAGAATTTTGTGAGCTATGTATGCAATGCTTACCAGGGGACTCAAGTACCAGGGGCATGCAAATCCTTTCCTAGAGAGAGCAATTCATTGCGGAAAGAAATTCCCACTAGTCTAGTTTGCTCTGCAGACAGAACAGGCAACTTCATATCCTCGTCGCCAGCAATTAATAGAAGCCCTGTGATCAACCCATGA